A stretch of DNA from Propionispora hippei DSM 15287:
ATGCTGAAGCCCAACGTTAGGCCCGAGGCCATACCGACATTTCCCGGCATCATTTTCTGGGCCATCACCAAACTGCTGGTAAAGGTGGCCGCCAGCAGCACACTGATTGCGGCCAACAAAACAAAGGACCACATGCCCCCTGCCAGGGTAAATAGATAGAGCAGCACTCCCACCGGCAGAATGGAATACAACATCACCGTCCTGCTGCCATAACGGTCGCTCAGCGGACCGCCCAACAGCGTGCCGGCCGCTCCCGCGGCCAGATATACCGTCAGCAGCAGCGCGGCATAGGCCGGGCTGCCATGTAAATAAGAGGTATAATAAAGTGGCACAAAGGTACTGATTCCTGAGGTAACCGTGGAACGCATCAGCACCATGCCTAACAGTGCCAGCAGGGCCAAATCCAGCCGCACAGCAGAGACGCCCCGCACGGCGGCGCTGGCCGGCCGCTGCGACTGTCGCACCCATTGCTTTCTGGTCACCAGCAGCAGGCCCCCGATTATGATGTTAGGCAGCACAAATACATAATACAGCACCGTCGGACCAGACAAGAGCATTCCCAAGAACAGCGATCCTATGGCAAAGCCGGCATTACCGCCGACAGTAAATAAGCTGGCCCCCTTGCCTTTCGCCTTACCGCTTAACCAATTGACAACCTTCGCTCCCTCCGGATGAAACACGGCACTGCCGAAGCCGCTGATCGCGGTACACACCAGTACCAGCGGATAGGACGGCACCAGAAGCGAGGCCAGCATCACCGCCCCTGTCGTGAAGCAACCCAGCGGCATCCACCAGGGCCGGGCCTTCCGGTCGCTTAAGTATCCGAACAACGGCTGGCTGACCGAAGAGGTCAGGTTTTGCAACAGCACGATAGCCGTCACCTCGGCATAGGACAAACCGAATTTCGCTTTAAAATATGGCAGGGCCACAAACAAGGCACCGGCCGATAAATCGATCACCCCATGGGCACAGCTGATCAGCCATACGGTGGGAGAAACATTTTTTATGGACGCAAACATGTTCTTACTCCCTTCTTCCCTTTTGACAGCCTATCACTTGATAATGCAGGCGTATATTCATTATACTGTTAAACCGCTGTGATTGCATGGATAATATACTGATTTTCTTATCTTTACAAGGGAACCAGCAGCGGCTAAGTATAAAAACCACCCTTTTCAGGGTGGTTTTTATACTTAGCCGTTATATATTTTTTGTTTTTATTCTTATGCCATAAACATTTTCAAATCGTCTTCCACATCGCCTACGCCGCCGATGCCGAAGGTTTCCACCAGCACTTTGGCCACGTTGGGCGACAGGAAGCCGGGCAGCGTTGGGCCGAGATGAATATTTTTCACTCCCAGGTAGAGCAGTGCCAACAGTACGATGACGGCTTTCTGTTCATACCAGGCAATGTTATAAGCAATGGGCAATTGATTGACATCGTCCAGACCGAATACTTCCTTCAGTTTCAGAGCAATGACGGCCAGCGAATAGGAGTCGTTGCATTGTCCGGCATCCAGCACCCGGGGAATACCGCCGATATCGCCCAAAGGCAGCTTGTTGTAACGGTATTTAGCGCAGCCGGCTGTCAGAATGACGGTGTCCTGAGGCAACGCTTTGGCAAATTCACTGTAATAGTCGCGGCTCTTCATGCGACCGTCGCAACCGGCCATGACAAAGAATTTCTTAATGGCGCCGGCTTTAACAGCCTCTACCACTTTATCGGCCAGACTCAATACCTGATTGTGGGCAAAGCCGCCGACAATCTCGCCCTGCTCCAGTTCCTGCGGTGGCGGGCACTGTTTGGCATGGGCGATTAGGCCTGAGAAGTCTTTTGGCTGACCGGCAGCTCTGGCTGGGATTTGTTTCAACCCTTCAAAGCCAACCACACCGGTCACATATACCCGGTCCTTATAGCTTTCCTTCGGTGTAACCAGACAGTTGGTAGTCATCAGAATCGGTCCGTTGAAGCTTGCAAACTCTTTATCCTGCAGCCACCAGGCATTGCCGTAGTTGCCGACAAAATTATCGTATTTCTTGAAGAACGGATAGTAGTGGGCCGGCAGCATTTCACCATGGGTGTATACATCGACACCGGTGCCCCGGGTCTGTTCCAATAATTCTTCCAAATCCTTCAGATCATGGCCGCTGATCAAAATGGCCGGGTTGTTTCTAACGCCAATATTGACCTTGGTAATTTCCGGGTTGCCGTAGGTGGTGGTATTGGCCTGATCCAGGAGAGCCATGACATCCACCCCGAATTTACCGCATTCCAGTACTAACGATACCAGTTGATCGGCACTCAATTCCTCAGTGGTCGCCTTCAACGCCCGCTGCATAAAAGCGAAAATACCGTCTTGTCCATATCCCAGGGTATAGGCATGCTCAGCGTAGGCTGCCATCCCTTTCACGCCGTAGGTTAAAAGTTCGCGCAACGAACGGACATCTTCATTTTCAGTTGCCAGAATACCGACTGCTTCTGCCTTGGCTTCAAAAGCATGGGGTCCATCAGTCCAGGTTACACTGTCATGGCCTTCCTGTGGCGCCACGCCGGCCTGGAGCAGCTCGGCCTTCACCTGATCGCGGATGGCCAGTGCATCCTGCACCTTGCCGACAAAGTAGGCCTTGTCAAAATTTGCATTGGTAATGGTGGAAAAGAGCGCTTCCATTACAAAGACATCAACTGCCGGTTTATTCACGCCGGCTTCTCTGGCCTGGACATTAAGAATGGAAATTCCCTTCAGCACATAAATCAAAAGATCCTGTAAATTGGCGACGTCCGCTGTCTTCCCGCAAACACCGCGCATAGTACAGCCGCTCCCCTTCGCCGTTTCCTGACATTGATAGCAAAACATTCCCATTGTATATAAGCCTCCTTGTTATTAGGGTATAACAACCTTATTCATAGTGCTATCATACAGTAAACAGCCCGGAGCGGCTGTGACCTGCATCACAGCCGCTCAAAAATTTTGTCAAGCACACAAAAAAGATGGTACAGCGATTTTTGCACCGCCATACCATCTTTACATTCACCTTATTTTTAATAGGTTTCGGCAAACACTTCAAAGAAAGCCTTCGGATGAAGGCAGGCCGGACATTTTTCCGGTGCGGCCGTGGCTTCATGGATGTAACCGCAGTTAGCACATTTCCAAAATACCTTGCCGTCTTTTACAAATACCGTACCGTTGGCTACATTGTCAGCCAGCTTGTTGAAGCGGACTTCATGACATTTTTCAGCGGCAGCAATCATGCGAAAGGCGGCGGCCACTTCAGGGAAGCCTTCTTCAGCGGCAACCTGGGCAAAAGCCGGGTACAAATCGGTCCATTCTTCATTTTCCCCGCCGGCAGCGGCTTTTAAGTTAGTCAGGGTATCACCCTTTTCCACCGGGAAGGATGCGGTAATTTCCAGCATCACCGGCAGTTCGTCCTTCAAGCCTTCCAACAGGAAGTTATAGAACCGTTTGGCATGTTCTTTTTCATTATCGGCGGTTTCGATAAAAATGGATTGAATTTGCTTAAAGCCTTCCTTATCGGCTACCGATGCATAGTATGTATACCGGTTTCTGGCCTGAGACTCTCCGGCAAACGCTTTCAATAAATTTTCAGCAGTTTTAGTACCTTTTAAGCTTTTCACTCTTAAATCTCTCCCTTTTATTTATTATAACGGTTATTATTAACTAATAATAATTATCCGCTATTAACTATTATAGTAGCCTTTGTAAGCTTCGTCAATATCCTACCATCTTATAATTCGCCGTTTTCCACCGCTCCCCTGCCACTTTTGCCCGGCAGGCCGGCAAATTAGTGCAAATCCCTTTGTTTTATGTTATAATCAAAACCGCGCTGTCTCCGGTCCCAACGTCCGGGGACGCCTGACCGAAAGCTCCAGGCTATGGCTACCCATAGATAATTACGATATAGAAAGGAAGCGTTATGGACCAAATCGTTCAGTTATTGCAAAGCTACGGCGTCTGGGGATTATTTTTGATTTCCTTTGTTGAATCGTTCATTTCCCCCATCCTGCCTGATGTCCTGTTAATTCCCATGGTGCTCGCCGTTCCCGATCAAGCACTGTACTATTCGATTCTGGCCACTTCCGCTTCGGTCCTGGGCGGCTTTATCGGCTACGGTATCGGCAGCAAATTCGGGACACGGGCTTTACACAAATTTGTTCCTCCACGGCATAGCCAAAAAATCGAGGAATGGTTTACCCGCTATGGGGGCTGGGCTATTTTCCTTGCTTCGCTGGCGCCCATTCCCTATAAATTCATCTCCATTTCAGCCGGTACTTTCCGGACCAATCTGCCGGTCTTTTTTATTGCCTCATTGCTCGGGCGCGGCAAGCGCTTTCTTCTGATCGGCCTGATCGTTCACTATTTCGGTCCTGAAGCCTTGCAGGTACTTCACCAGTTACCGGCCACCTGGGTCTATGCCGGCCTTGCCCTGTTGCTGCTGACAGCCGCCGGGTTCTATTACTACCGGCGGAGAAGGCCGGTGCAAAATCAGCCTGAATAAATATCAAATACACAAAGGGGATATTCCGCAGTCTTTTACGGAATATCCCCCTTTTCTATTGTCCGTCGTTCACCGGCTGACGCGACTTTAACAAACACATCGTCCTGAAATGCCACAGGCTTGGCCGGTAATGGCTCCTCCGGTACGGCAAGCCGCTCCTCCAGCCGCCGGAGGCTTTCCCGCAACATCCGGTAATCCTGCTTGTTGAGCGGCTGAAATTCCTCTTTCAGCAGGAAACCAAACTTTCCGTTCGGTTCAATAGTGCCCCAGCGTACCTCTTCACAACTGGCAATTCCCGCCTGCCGCAATTCCATCTCCAGTTGCTGCACCGTCACTCGCACCTGCTTTAAATGGTCCTTGCGAATGACACCATCTTCAATAAGCAGAACAGGCTTGCCAGTAAGTACCTTTTTTAGAAACGGAATCCGTAGCTCCGCATATTCCATAAAAATAAGCGTCAGCACTGCCAGCGTGACCACCACAAAAGTACTGTCCAGTTCACTGCCCACCAGTGGTTCAATCAGAACGGTACCGACTGCCAGCATGACCACTGTTTGGGCCACCGTCATCTGAGCCAGCGATTTGCGCCCGGCAATCCGCAAAATCAATGTTCCGTATAAAATAGTTACAATGGTTTTCCAGACCAGGGACAGTTCCACTTCCGTTCCTCCTTGCCAGACCGGCCTGTGCCGCTTTACTTTCTAGTATGCCCGCAGTCGTCCGGCTTATTGCCGCTTGGCAAGTTCGATTTCTCTTTTAAATGAAAAGAACTGTCGCAAAGGATTCTCCCATTACGACAGTCTCTCGCCCTGATTAATTATTTTTTAGACAACGCCAGTTTTATACCGAAGGAAAATAGCATAAAACCTACACAGCGCTGAAAGTTTATCCTAAACAGGGGTTTGGCAAACCAAGCCCGGATATAACTGAAAGCGGAAGCCACGAATAGAAACCACAACAGCACAATCAGTACAGCGATCAACCCCAGGACAAACAGATAAAACTGCGCGTTCTCGCCGGGAACGACAAACTGAGGCAGCAGAGTCAAATAAAAAATCGAGGCTTTGGGATTTAAGACATTCGTCAAAGCTCCCTGCCAAAAATAGCTGCTTAGTTTAACGGCCGCTCCGGCGTTCTCTCCGCCGTCTGCCGCCGTAAGTTCAGCACCTTCCCCGGCATGGCGGAAAGTTATCCAGCCCATATAGCATAAATAGGCAGCGCCAATATACTTTACCCATTCAAACAAGGTGGCCGACTGGGCGATAATCGCCGACAGGCCCAATACTGCTGCCATAGTGTGGACCAAAAGGCCCGAGGCAACACCGCAGGCGCTCAGTTGCCCTCCACTGCGGCCGGCGGCCAGCGTATTCTTCGTAACCAGGGCGAAATCGGCGCCTGGCAAAATAGCCGCTGCCAAAGCAGTCAATATAAAAACTCCGAAATTCTCCATACCGATATCTCCTCAACCCAACCTATTCTTCCACTGTATTATAAGGGTCCCATTCCGTCACTCCCGCCAATTGACTTTTCATCTGCCGGCAAGCGGCCAGCAGCTTATCCTTATCTTGCGGCAAGGTTCCCGCCAATGGGGCGTAATTGGAAATATGATTGCTGCGAAACAGGCAATGACTGCTTTCCGGCAGATTAACCGCCCTCAGCAGTGCCTGCATCTCGCCGGCAATTTCCGCCGGCGACAGCACGGCAAACTGTCCCGCTTCGTATGCCTGGCGTAGTTCACTGCCGCGATACAGCATCAGCGTCAGGACACTGAACATATGAGGCCGAATGGCATTAATCGCCAGCGCCGTATGGCGGGCATGCTGCTCTGACCGCTGCCTGCCGCCCAGACCGGCAATCACCATCAGCGACAGCTTCATCCCCGCCGCCACAATACGCTGACCGGCCGCCACCGCCTGCTGCGCCGTAACCCCTTTACGGACATACTGCAGCACCTCATCGTCACCCGACTCCAAACCGTAATAAACGAGCTGCAGGCCGGCCTCGCGCAAGGCCAGCAGCTCTTCCGGCGTTTTATTTAACATATCGCGCGGACCGGCATAACAGGACACACGGCGCAATTTGGGCAGCGCCTGCCGTAAAAGCGCCAAAATTTCCAATAACCGTTCCGCCGGTAATACCAGGGCGTTGCCGTCGCCGAGAAATACCCGGCGGATGCTCTCTCCATAACGTTTAGCCCGCTCAACCTGAGCCACAATCTCCTCCATCGTCCGCAGGCGGAAGGAAACGCTGCGGTACATGTTGCAATAGGTGCAGCGATTGTGCGAACAGCCGATAGTCACCCGCAGGATGAAACTGTCGGCTTCACTGGGCGGACGAAAGACCGGCCCCTCGGCCGTATCAAAATACATGGCGTTCACCTCTCTCACTTATGGCAAAAGAGATCCGTCTACTTAGCCTTAGCCGTGCCGGCAAACAGCTTCTCATACTCACCATAGCCTTCTTTAACCAAATCTTCCCGGGCAATAAACCGCAATGCCGCCGAATTGATGCAGTACCGCAAGCCGCCAGGCAGCGGCCCGTCGGTAAACACATGACCCAAATGGGAATCGGCTTGCTTGCTCCGCACTTCGGCACGGGTCATGCCATGGCTCCGGTCAAGCTTTTCCCGGACTGTTTCCCGCTGCAGCGGTTTAGAAAAGCTGGGCCAGCCACAGCCTGAATCAAACTTGTCCAGCGAGCTAAAGAGCGGCTCGCCGGAAACAATATCCACATACAGGCCTTCGGCTTTGTGATCCCAAAATTCATTGGCAAAAGGCGGCTCGGTCCCATTTTGCTGCGTAACTTCATATTGCAGGTCGGTAAGCTTCTTTCTTAAGAGGTCTTTGCTGTTTGATTCGCTCATTCCGAACACTCCTCATCAAAAAATATGTACTTTCTTCTTTCAGCTCCCCTACAAATAACAGCCGCCATCAATTCAGTCAGTATTGATGACGGCTGTCGCTCAGCGGCTTCCGCCGGCAAGCCGTTAAGGAATTGCAGCCTCGTTCAGGGCAATGTCCTTTACCGCTTGCAGCACATCCTGCTGGAATGTCAGCATTTTGCTGCTGTAATTCCAGACAGCCTGCTCCGTTCCATAGGTTTTCTCATCAACTGATACCGGAGCACCCCAGCTAAGCAGAACCTGCTCTTTAGTCATGCCCGGTTCCACCGTACCGGCGTCAAGCTGATTCCAGACTTCATCAGACCAGCCCAAGGTAGTACGCGGATTTTCCAAAAACAGGGCAGTCTGCCAGGGAGCCTGCTCCGTCCAGGCTGTCATAGGTTGATTGGTCCAACTGTAGGCAATCGGTAATATCGCCTTTTGTCCATGAACCCGGACAACCAGCCAGATAGGCTCATTGGCTCGTAAGCCGCTATATACATCCAGCACCTGCGCTGCTTCACCCAGCTTTACAGGTACGGCGGCAGAAGACTCCCCAGCCTGTGGATCATACATCCCCTGCAGCATGCGCTGCTTTAAATAAATGGTTTTGCCTAATAACTGTTGTCTGGCTCTTGAAAGATCGGCCTCGGGTACAATCCCTTCCAGCTGCCCCCGCATTGTCCGTCCAAGGAATTTTTGGCCGGTTTTATCGTCTTTAAAATGAACCATATATTCATACTGTTGATCACCGGCCAGATAAGACACGACCGCCGAAACCGTCATTATCTTACCCTCGAAGCTCTGATAAGGCAGCCGGACCGAGGTGTCGCCGGCAAAGCCTTGCTCCGCCTGCTCTTCGGGAAAAATTTCATAGCCCTCCGACTGTTTGTCTGCCGGCAGCGCCAAGAATACAAAGCGGTGACCCACCCATTGATTGGGAGTTAGATTCGGAGAATTGGCCAAGAGTGAAGCTTGGGCCCAGGCAACCGTGGAAAAACTGATGCAAAGCATCGTGCTTACCAGTACCAGGAAAAACAGGGTCACTCGTTTCACTTTTTCATCCTCCTTCGCCGCAGCGCGCCTTCTTGAGGACAGGCGTTCTGTCAGGTATCGTGGTTTATTATATCATAAATAACCGGAGAATATTTTTAGTAACTATTGCTATTATAAAATAAAGCTAACAAATAATTAATATTAAAAAAAACTATTTATACTTTTATTGTTTTTTGGTAAAATATTACTAACAATTAAAAATTGAGTATATTTACCGTTTGTTTGATCTATATTTAAACAGTATGGCTATTGTACTCACTCAGGAGGGATTTTAAATGGAAAAAGGCTTTTTAACCGCTGTGAAAGAAAGAAGAACGTTCTACGGAATCAGCAAGGACATTACTGTAAAGGAAGACCGCATTGAGGAAATTGTCAAGGAAGCCGTTCTCCATGCTCCTTCCGCCTTCAATTCGCAAAGCGCCCGGGCCGTTGTCCTGTTCGGCAAACAGCATGATGCTCTCTGGGATATTACCAAAGAAGCGCTGCGCCAGATCGTTCCCGCCGCCAATTTTGCCGCCACGGAGGAAAAAATCAATTCTTTCCAGAGCGGCTATGGCACCATTCTCTATTTTGAAGATATCTCGGTAGTGGAAAATCTGCAAAAAAGCTTCCCGCTCTATAAGGATAACTTCCCCCTATGGTCCCAGCAGTCTTCGGGCATGCTGCAATACATTATCTGGACAGCGCTGGAAATTGAAGGACTTGGTGCTTCCCTGCAGCATTACAATCCGCTTATCGACGACAAAGTAAAAGAAAGCTGGAATATCCCGGCCAACTGGAAACTTATCGCCCAAATGCCGTTCGGCCAGCCCACCGCCCAGCCTGGACCGAAAGAATCCCAGCCTTTGCCGGAACGGGTTAAGGTGTATAAATAACCCATCCGAAGGACTTAGTTTATGACCCAAACAGGCGTATGCCCTTCCGGGCATGTGAAAATCCTAAACTCGGCAGGCTATGCCGGTTTAGGATTTTTCCTTATTCCATTCCCTTATACTGCTTACAAGAGGAGTGATACCATGCCACAACCAGTCGCTATCATCACCGGCGCCGCCCGGGGCATCGGCAAAGCCATTGCTCTGACACTGGCCCGCCGGGGCGCGGCCGTGCTTGTTGCGGACAGCAGCCAGCTAGGCCGGCAAACCGTCGACGAAATGAAGGAGCAAGGCCTGGAAGCGATATTTTATCAGGCCGACGTCAGTGTGCCCCAGGCCGTACGGCAGGTCGTCGAAACAGCGCAAAACCATTACCGCCGTCTGGACTGGATTGTCAATAATGCCGGCATCAGCGCGTTCAAGCCGATCGACGAAATTTCCATCGACGAGTTTGATCATATACTTGCCGTCAACCTGCGTGCCGCCTTTTTATTCGCTAAGTTTGGCGCCCCGTTGCTCCGGCAGTCGCCGCAGGCGGCCATTGTAAATATTGCCTCCACCCGGGCGCTGATGAGTGAGCCCCACAACGAGGCTTACGCTGCCGCCAAAGCCGGCTTGCTGGGCCTTACTCACGCGCTGGCCAATTCCCTGGGGCCGTCCGTCCGGGTAAATGCCATCTGCCCCGGCTGGATCGCCACGGAAAGTACTCCGGCCCTAAGTCTGGCCGACCATGCTCAGCATCCGGTCGGCCGGGTAGGACTTCCCTCGGACATTGCCAATATGACGGCCTTTCTGCTCTCGGCCGAAGCCTCGTTTATTTCCGGTCAGGCCTTTATCGTTGACGGCGGCATGACCAAAAAAATGATCTACACTGAATAATAAGCACCTTATCAGCCTTAATCAGTGAATACGGGCGGTCTATTTCCCACACCATTATCCTACCGTTTTAGGGCTGACAAGGTACTGTCACCCAGTACTATCCGGTTGCGCCCCGCCTGTTTCGCCTCATACAGCGCTCTGTCGGCCACGGCAATGAGTTCGGACGGCTGCTCGCTGAGCCGGGGTATCTCGGCGGCAATCCCCATGCTCACGGTAATCGCCGTCTGCAGTACCGAAGCGGACAGTTCGTCCTTTGCCCGGCGAATATAGTCCTGAATCCGCTCTCCCACGGCCAGCGCACCGGCCTCGTCCGTTTCCGGCAAAATGATGGCAAACTCCTCGCCCCCGTAACGGGCTACCAAATCGGTAGCCCGTTTTGTTGTCATTTCCAACGCTTCAGCCACAAAATGCAGACAACTGTCACCGGCCAAATGGCCGTAGGTATCGTTATAAATTTTAAAATAGTCCACATCCAGCATAATTAAAGCCAAAGGTGTCTTTTGCCGGACAGCCCGCTGCCATTCCCGTTCCAGCACTTCGTCAAAATAGCGCCGGTTGGCAATGCCTGTAAGCGCATCCAGAAAAGAAATGCGCCGCAATTCTTCATTAAGCCGCACCAGTTCCTCTGTTCGCTGCTTCACCTGGCTTTCCAGTTCATCGTGAGCCAGTTGCCGTACCTGTTCCGCTTCCTTCCGCTCGGTAATATCGGCCACCACTCCGTCCACCCAGAGAATTTCGCTGTCTTCGGCCTGCCGGAGGGTGATACTCACCGAACACCAAAGTCTTTCGCCAAGCCTGCGCCGCAGCAAGAGTTCACAGTTTCTGACAAAACCGTTTCGCTTAAGTTCCGTCTGCAGCTCCGCCCACGCTTTCGGCTCCACGCACAGACGGCGTAGAGAAAGCTCGTGCAATTCGGTTGCCGAGCTACAGCCAAACAGTGTCAGCATCACCGGATTCGTCTGCCGGAAGCGAATTTCCTCCAGATCGCCGCTCCGGAAAATACCGACGTGGAGGTGTTCCACCAGGGAACGATATTTATCTTCACTTTCTCTTAGCTGGGCTTCGCGCTTGCTCAGTTCGTCCGTCATATGGTTAAAGGCAACAGCCAGCAAGCCAAATTCATCACAGGAGGTGCTTGCCGCCTTCCGGCTCATATCACCCTGCGCGATGGTATTGGCGGCTGCCGCAATGGCAGCTATCGGTCTGGTCAATGCCGCCGCCAGCCAAAGGCTTACCAGCGCTGCCAGGGCAGCCGTGCCAAACACCAGCACCAGTACTCTTTGCCGGACGGCCGCCACTTCGACCAGCGCCGCTTCCGCCGGTTGCTGTACAATTACGGCCCAAC
This window harbors:
- a CDS encoding LysE family translocator is translated as MENFGVFILTALAAAILPGADFALVTKNTLAAGRSGGQLSACGVASGLLVHTMAAVLGLSAIIAQSATLFEWVKYIGAAYLCYMGWITFRHAGEGAELTAADGGENAGAAVKLSSYFWQGALTNVLNPKASIFYLTLLPQFVVPGENAQFYLFVLGLIAVLIVLLWFLFVASAFSYIRAWFAKPLFRINFQRCVGFMLFSFGIKLALSKK
- a CDS encoding radical SAM protein, whose translation is MYFDTAEGPVFRPPSEADSFILRVTIGCSHNRCTYCNMYRSVSFRLRTMEEIVAQVERAKRYGESIRRVFLGDGNALVLPAERLLEILALLRQALPKLRRVSCYAGPRDMLNKTPEELLALREAGLQLVYYGLESGDDEVLQYVRKGVTAQQAVAAGQRIVAAGMKLSLMVIAGLGGRQRSEQHARHTALAINAIRPHMFSVLTLMLYRGSELRQAYEAGQFAVLSPAEIAGEMQALLRAVNLPESSHCLFRSNHISNYAPLAGTLPQDKDKLLAACRQMKSQLAGVTEWDPYNTVEE
- a CDS encoding YqaA family protein codes for the protein MDQIVQLLQSYGVWGLFLISFVESFISPILPDVLLIPMVLAVPDQALYYSILATSASVLGGFIGYGIGSKFGTRALHKFVPPRHSQKIEEWFTRYGGWAIFLASLAPIPYKFISISAGTFRTNLPVFFIASLLGRGKRFLLIGLIVHYFGPEALQVLHQLPATWVYAGLALLLLTAAGFYYYRRRRPVQNQPE
- the msrB gene encoding peptide-methionine (R)-S-oxide reductase MsrB, which codes for MSESNSKDLLRKKLTDLQYEVTQQNGTEPPFANEFWDHKAEGLYVDIVSGEPLFSSLDKFDSGCGWPSFSKPLQRETVREKLDRSHGMTRAEVRSKQADSHLGHVFTDGPLPGGLRYCINSAALRFIAREDLVKEGYGEYEKLFAGTAKAK
- a CDS encoding diguanylate cyclase domain-containing protein, which gives rise to MVREQVANCIRTRWANLGLHQRLGALLVVLTVLPVVLITFVIWQPYEKTMKQSVVVNNQEIAERIAGDMDWMLAEKLRVLRLAASNGDIRSLDPGRQASVLRRLVSRYPDILLAVTVDLTGRQVARWDGKAADPSLQYLDRQYIYDVVHNGMSAISGPVLTTGTGEPGIAIAEPIKAGETVVGLIVVNVAMDKRLRYIGVANADSRAVFIVNAAGKFLLQPEGQTGGAADAAALPPLRKALMGQSGWEEYGAPDKRQFAGYSYVPTSGWAVIVQQPAEAALVEVAAVRQRVLVLVFGTAALAALVSLWLAAALTRPIAAIAAAANTIAQGDMSRKAASTSCDEFGLLAVAFNHMTDELSKREAQLRESEDKYRSLVEHLHVGIFRSGDLEEIRFRQTNPVMLTLFGCSSATELHELSLRRLCVEPKAWAELQTELKRNGFVRNCELLLRRRLGERLWCSVSITLRQAEDSEILWVDGVVADITERKEAEQVRQLAHDELESQVKQRTEELVRLNEELRRISFLDALTGIANRRYFDEVLEREWQRAVRQKTPLALIMLDVDYFKIYNDTYGHLAGDSCLHFVAEALEMTTKRATDLVARYGGEEFAIILPETDEAGALAVGERIQDYIRRAKDELSASVLQTAITVSMGIAAEIPRLSEQPSELIAVADRALYEAKQAGRNRIVLGDSTLSALKR
- a CDS encoding nitroreductase family protein, with translation MEKGFLTAVKERRTFYGISKDITVKEDRIEEIVKEAVLHAPSAFNSQSARAVVLFGKQHDALWDITKEALRQIVPAANFAATEEKINSFQSGYGTILYFEDISVVENLQKSFPLYKDNFPLWSQQSSGMLQYIIWTALEIEGLGASLQHYNPLIDDKVKESWNIPANWKLIAQMPFGQPTAQPGPKESQPLPERVKVYK
- the rbr gene encoding rubrerythrin; the protein is MKSLKGTKTAENLLKAFAGESQARNRYTYYASVADKEGFKQIQSIFIETADNEKEHAKRFYNFLLEGLKDELPVMLEITASFPVEKGDTLTNLKAAAGGENEEWTDLYPAFAQVAAEEGFPEVAAAFRMIAAAEKCHEVRFNKLADNVANGTVFVKDGKVFWKCANCGYIHEATAAPEKCPACLHPKAFFEVFAETY
- a CDS encoding DUF421 domain-containing protein; amino-acid sequence: MELSLVWKTIVTILYGTLILRIAGRKSLAQMTVAQTVVMLAVGTVLIEPLVGSELDSTFVVVTLAVLTLIFMEYAELRIPFLKKVLTGKPVLLIEDGVIRKDHLKQVRVTVQQLEMELRQAGIASCEEVRWGTIEPNGKFGFLLKEEFQPLNKQDYRMLRESLRRLEERLAVPEEPLPAKPVAFQDDVFVKVASAGERRTIEKGDIP
- the hcp gene encoding hydroxylamine reductase, with product MGMFCYQCQETAKGSGCTMRGVCGKTADVANLQDLLIYVLKGISILNVQAREAGVNKPAVDVFVMEALFSTITNANFDKAYFVGKVQDALAIRDQVKAELLQAGVAPQEGHDSVTWTDGPHAFEAKAEAVGILATENEDVRSLRELLTYGVKGMAAYAEHAYTLGYGQDGIFAFMQRALKATTEELSADQLVSLVLECGKFGVDVMALLDQANTTTYGNPEITKVNIGVRNNPAILISGHDLKDLEELLEQTRGTGVDVYTHGEMLPAHYYPFFKKYDNFVGNYGNAWWLQDKEFASFNGPILMTTNCLVTPKESYKDRVYVTGVVGFEGLKQIPARAAGQPKDFSGLIAHAKQCPPPQELEQGEIVGGFAHNQVLSLADKVVEAVKAGAIKKFFVMAGCDGRMKSRDYYSEFAKALPQDTVILTAGCAKYRYNKLPLGDIGGIPRVLDAGQCNDSYSLAVIALKLKEVFGLDDVNQLPIAYNIAWYEQKAVIVLLALLYLGVKNIHLGPTLPGFLSPNVAKVLVETFGIGGVGDVEDDLKMFMA
- a CDS encoding MFS transporter; translation: MFASIKNVSPTVWLISCAHGVIDLSAGALFVALPYFKAKFGLSYAEVTAIVLLQNLTSSVSQPLFGYLSDRKARPWWMPLGCFTTGAVMLASLLVPSYPLVLVCTAISGFGSAVFHPEGAKVVNWLSGKAKGKGASLFTVGGNAGFAIGSLFLGMLLSGPTVLYYVFVLPNIIIGGLLLVTRKQWVRQSQRPASAAVRGVSAVRLDLALLALLGMVLMRSTVTSGISTFVPLYYTSYLHGSPAYAALLLTVYLAAGAAGTLLGGPLSDRYGSRTVMLYSILPVGVLLYLFTLAGGMWSFVLLAAISVLLAATFTSSLVMAQKMMPGNVGMASGLTLGFSIGLGAMGVLVLGQMADMSGLVWVFQLLAVLPVAGFILTLFVQEPDEMHDMVPMKE
- a CDS encoding SDR family NAD(P)-dependent oxidoreductase, with the protein product MPQPVAIITGAARGIGKAIALTLARRGAAVLVADSSQLGRQTVDEMKEQGLEAIFYQADVSVPQAVRQVVETAQNHYRRLDWIVNNAGISAFKPIDEISIDEFDHILAVNLRAAFLFAKFGAPLLRQSPQAAIVNIASTRALMSEPHNEAYAAAKAGLLGLTHALANSLGPSVRVNAICPGWIATESTPALSLADHAQHPVGRVGLPSDIANMTAFLLSAEASFISGQAFIVDGGMTKKMIYTE
- a CDS encoding outer membrane protein assembly factor BamE, whose translation is MKRVTLFFLVLVSTMLCISFSTVAWAQASLLANSPNLTPNQWVGHRFVFLALPADKQSEGYEIFPEEQAEQGFAGDTSVRLPYQSFEGKIMTVSAVVSYLAGDQQYEYMVHFKDDKTGQKFLGRTMRGQLEGIVPEADLSRARQQLLGKTIYLKQRMLQGMYDPQAGESSAAVPVKLGEAAQVLDVYSGLRANEPIWLVVRVHGQKAILPIAYSWTNQPMTAWTEQAPWQTALFLENPRTTLGWSDEVWNQLDAGTVEPGMTKEQVLLSWGAPVSVDEKTYGTEQAVWNYSSKMLTFQQDVLQAVKDIALNEAAIP